DNA from Bacillus sp. Marseille-P3661:
CAAAATGCTTGTCTATACCCTCTCATCCGTGTAATATAAAATGAAACTAATTGTAAGTATTCAAGAACCATCTTACAAGAAATCTCATATATTAATAATGAGATAATGGGAGTGGTCGGTAAGGGAGGGTAGTGGCTCATGAGGCTAGAACGATTAAATTACAATAAAATAAAGATCTTTCTCACTTTTGACGACTTAACTGAACGTGGCTTAACTAAGGAAGATTTATGGCATGATAGTCAAAAGGTTCATCAACTTTTTCGAGATATGATGAACGAAGCAAATGATGAACTTGGTTTTGAAGCGGATGGACCGATTGCAATTGAGGTTTACTCTCTACAAGCACAAGGGATGGTTATAATTGTTACAAAAGACTCGATTGCAGATGACAGTGATGATGAAGGTTTCTCGGATGAATATATTGAAATGCAAGTAACTGTCGATGAAAGTGATGATATATTTTATGAATTTGACAGTTTTGAAGATGTTATTTCATTGAGTACAAGATTATTTCCATTAGGAATTCACTCAGGACGTTTATTCTCCTATCAAGATCGATTTTATTTAGAGTTTCAAGAATTTGAGTTGAATGGGCATCAAATAGAAAATATTATTTCTATACTATCTGAATTCGGAACACCTGCAACTATAACAATCCATCGAGTCATTGAATATGGAAAAATGCTAATGAGTGAAAGTTCCATTGAGCAAATACATCATTTCTTTATAACGAAGAAAAAAATATAACTATATTCTAGAGGTAAATGTAGAGGGACTGTAGTTTCTCGTATTTACCTCTTTTTACATTCTGCTATGTTGATTGGAGCGGAAGGTATGAGACTCTAGCGGGATATACCGTGAGACCCCGCAGGTGCTGAGTGCCGAGGAGACTCACCGCCCGCGTCGCTGTAGACTGCGAGCATCCTGTAGCGAAAATCAACAACCAATAGTAGCACAGCCTATTTTAAATAGTTGTTACCATAAATTACATAAGAAAATGATTTATTTCATTGAATTCAAAACTCCTTTTGTACTATTCTAATAAAGGTAGGATTGAGAATGCTTGGATTTACTTAATCTTTGGCACAGAAGTTTTCGAATGCTATGATAAGTTACATACATATTGCTATAGATAGGCACTTCTCTAAAACGTAAGAATACGATAATAGTAAATTTATCATGCCCAAGGAGAGGAAAAACGTATATGAAAATTGCAGTATTATATGGGGGAACTTCGGCAGAGCGCGAAGTATCGTTGTCATCTGGAAAAGGGATTATTAATGCTCTGAAAAAAAAGGGTCATGAAGTTATAGGTATAGATTTCAACCCGAGTAGGATAAGTGAGCTTTTAACATTAGATGTTGATATCGTGTTCATAGGCTTACATGGTCGTTTTGGAGAAGACGGTCGCATTCAAGGACTATTAGATATGCTTAACATTCCATATGTTGGCTCAGGCGTATTAGGTTCAGCGCTCGCTATGGATAAAGCGAAATCAAAAAGAATTGTTGAAAAAGAAGGAATTAGAGTTGCAAGAGATCAAACACTATCTAAAAGAACATTTATACAAGAAGAATTCACTTTCGAATTGACATTCCCAGTTGTCGTTAAGCCGATGAGAGAAGGATCTACAATTGGATTAACAGTTGCCCACAATAGAGAAGAGCTAACAAAAGGTATTGAAGATGCATTTAAATTTGACGAAGATATATTAATTGAAGAATTTATTAGTGGAAAAGAGGTTACAGTAGCTGTAAAAGGTACAGTTGGTCAAGAAAAGGCATTACCAGTTATTGAAATTGTACCGAAGAATAAATATTATGATTATGAGTCTAAATACGCACCAGGAATGAGTGATCACATTATCCCTGCTCGAGTTAGTAGCGAAGTTACAGAGTACTTGCAAAATAATGCTGTTTTAGCTCATCAATCATTAGGTTGTAAAACGTATTCGAGAACAGACTTTATAGTTCCTTATGATGGCAGCACTCCAGTATTTTTAGAGGTTAATACGTTACCAGGGATGACGCCAACAAGTTTATTTCCAGATGCAGCTCGTGAAATTGGATTATCTTATGAAGATATGATCGAAGAATTAATTAATTTAACAATAAACGAATAATAAATCAGCATTTATACTAAAACTAGCTTTTGATGTGTTTTGGTTTTCCAAAAAAGGGAAATTTTATTAAAGTAAACGGATAAGATATAGTAAGATAAATTGGATGATAAGGCTAGGAGGAATAGTCATGGTAGCCGATAAAGCAACGAATGAAAATGAGGATAAATTAGATGTTCTAAAGTCAACCCAAATCGTAATAAAAAATGCTCTTGACAAACTTGGGTACCCAGAAGAAGTGTTTGAACTACTAAGAGAACCTTTACGGATGATGACAGTCCGAATACCTGTACGCATGGATGATGGATCCACAAAACTTTTTACTGGTTATCGGGCCCAGCATAACGACGCTGTGGGACCAACCAAAGGTGGGGTTCGTTTTCACCCGGCTGTAACTGAAAAAGAGGTAAAAGCACTTTCAATTTGGATGAGTTTGAAGTGTGGCATCGTCGATTTGCCATATGGTGGAGGAAAAGGTGGAATAATCTGTGATCCTCGAAATATGTCTTTTAGAGAGTTAGAAGCACTTAGCCGTGGCTATGTTCG
Protein-coding regions in this window:
- a CDS encoding genetic competence negative regulator → MRLERLNYNKIKIFLTFDDLTERGLTKEDLWHDSQKVHQLFRDMMNEANDELGFEADGPIAIEVYSLQAQGMVIIVTKDSIADDSDDEGFSDEYIEMQVTVDESDDIFYEFDSFEDVISLSTRLFPLGIHSGRLFSYQDRFYLEFQEFELNGHQIENIISILSEFGTPATITIHRVIEYGKMLMSESSIEQIHHFFITKKKI
- a CDS encoding D-alanine--D-alanine ligase family protein — translated: MKIAVLYGGTSAEREVSLSSGKGIINALKKKGHEVIGIDFNPSRISELLTLDVDIVFIGLHGRFGEDGRIQGLLDMLNIPYVGSGVLGSALAMDKAKSKRIVEKEGIRVARDQTLSKRTFIQEEFTFELTFPVVVKPMREGSTIGLTVAHNREELTKGIEDAFKFDEDILIEEFISGKEVTVAVKGTVGQEKALPVIEIVPKNKYYDYESKYAPGMSDHIIPARVSSEVTEYLQNNAVLAHQSLGCKTYSRTDFIVPYDGSTPVFLEVNTLPGMTPTSLFPDAAREIGLSYEDMIEELINLTINE